In Novosphingobium sp. MMS21-SN21R, a single genomic region encodes these proteins:
- the thiC gene encoding phosphomethylpyrimidine synthase ThiC — MADINSKLEIGVTTGPIRGSRKIHVESLRFPDVRVAMREIALEPSSGEPPVRVYDTSGPFTDPTATIDIAAGLPQLRRDWIMARGDVEEYDAREVKPEDNGLKGPDRSAGVPAFPNVIKRPLRAKAGANVSQMHYARKGIITPEMEYVAIRENIGRKQAKEALIRDGQDWGASIPDYVTPEFVRDEVARGRAIIPNNINHPESEPMAIGRNFLVKINANIGNSAVASDVASEVDKMVWSIRWGADTVMDLSTGRNIHDTREWIIRNSPVPIGTVPIYQALEKVGGVAEDLTWEVFRDTLIEQAEQGVDYFTIHAGVRLPYIPLAAKRMTGIVSRGGSIMAKWCLAHHKESFLYDHFDDITEIMKAYDVAYSLGDGLRPGSIYDANDEAQFAELYTLGELTKRAWEQDVQVMIEGPGHVPMHKIKENMTKQLEACGEAPFYTLGPLVTDIAPGYDHITSGIGAAQIGWYGTAMLCYVTPKEHLGLPDRDDVKVGVITYKLAAHAADLAKGHPAAQVRDDALSKARFEFRWRDQFNLSLDPETAEQYHDQTLPAEGAKTAHFCSMCGPKFCSMKISQEVREFAAKQNAGIETFVANEAEAEAGMKAMSEKYHEGGRELYIGAGGREHD; from the coding sequence ATGGCCGACATCAACAGCAAGCTCGAAATCGGGGTCACCACCGGCCCTATCCGTGGTAGCCGCAAGATCCACGTCGAGAGCCTGCGTTTCCCCGATGTGCGCGTGGCGATGCGCGAGATTGCACTTGAGCCGTCGAGCGGCGAGCCCCCGGTTCGCGTTTACGACACCTCTGGGCCGTTCACCGATCCCACTGCAACCATCGATATCGCCGCTGGACTCCCGCAACTGCGCCGTGACTGGATCATGGCGCGCGGCGACGTCGAGGAATACGACGCGCGCGAGGTCAAGCCGGAAGACAACGGCCTCAAGGGGCCTGACCGTTCGGCAGGTGTCCCTGCATTCCCCAATGTCATCAAGCGCCCCTTACGCGCCAAGGCGGGTGCAAACGTCAGTCAGATGCATTACGCCCGCAAGGGCATCATCACGCCCGAGATGGAATATGTCGCCATCCGCGAAAACATTGGCCGCAAGCAGGCCAAGGAAGCGCTGATCCGCGATGGGCAGGACTGGGGCGCATCGATCCCCGATTACGTCACTCCCGAATTCGTCCGCGACGAAGTGGCCCGTGGCCGCGCGATCATTCCGAACAACATCAACCATCCTGAATCCGAACCGATGGCCATCGGCCGCAACTTCCTCGTCAAGATCAATGCCAACATCGGCAACTCCGCTGTCGCGTCTGACGTGGCGAGCGAAGTCGACAAGATGGTCTGGTCGATCCGCTGGGGCGCCGATACCGTGATGGACCTGAGCACGGGCCGCAACATTCACGACACGCGCGAATGGATCATCCGCAACAGCCCTGTGCCGATCGGCACCGTGCCGATCTATCAGGCGCTCGAAAAGGTTGGCGGCGTCGCCGAAGACCTGACTTGGGAGGTGTTCCGCGATACGCTGATCGAGCAGGCAGAGCAAGGCGTCGACTACTTCACGATCCATGCGGGCGTGCGGCTGCCTTACATCCCGCTCGCTGCCAAGCGCATGACCGGCATCGTCAGCCGTGGTGGATCAATCATGGCCAAATGGTGCCTTGCGCATCACAAGGAATCTTTCCTCTACGACCATTTTGACGACATCACCGAGATCATGAAGGCGTATGACGTCGCCTATTCGCTTGGCGACGGCCTGCGCCCCGGCTCGATCTACGACGCCAACGATGAAGCTCAATTCGCCGAGCTCTACACGCTTGGCGAACTCACCAAGCGTGCGTGGGAGCAGGACGTTCAGGTGATGATCGAAGGCCCCGGCCATGTGCCGATGCACAAGATCAAGGAGAACATGACCAAGCAGCTTGAGGCGTGCGGAGAAGCGCCGTTCTACACGCTGGGGCCCTTGGTTACCGACATCGCGCCGGGTTACGACCACATTACCAGCGGTATCGGTGCGGCGCAGATCGGGTGGTACGGCACGGCGATGCTCTGCTACGTCACGCCCAAGGAGCACCTCGGCCTGCCGGACCGCGACGACGTAAAGGTCGGCGTGATTACCTACAAGCTGGCCGCTCACGCCGCCGATCTGGCGAAGGGCCACCCGGCCGCGCAGGTCCGCGACGATGCGCTGAGCAAGGCCCGCTTCGAATTCCGCTGGCGCGACCAGTTTAACTTGTCGCTCGATCCCGAAACAGCCGAGCAGTACCACGACCAGACCCTGCCGGCAGAGGGTGCCAAGACCGCGCATTTCTGCAGCATGTGCGGCCCGAAGTTCTGCTCGATGAAGATCAGCCAGGAAGTCCGCGAATTCGCCGCCAAGCAGAATGCCGGAATCGAAACCTTCGTTGCCAATGAAGCAGAAGCCGAAGCCGGAATGAAGGCGATGAGCGAAAAATACCACGAAGGTGGCCGCGAGCTCTACATCGGCGCCGGCGGCCGCGAACACGACTGA
- a CDS encoding YadA-like family protein, with the protein MTYTGSLSTTTDNASAPFVAGFFQQPLAQFSNYDIHSLDVRSISVDVQNETVETELGGEYTFSLASIDPSAVVENSTALQGNYHGTDESGALVFGKIEGSATVIAAEQNSAVITPSSFAPNPDGSPSSVFVSPLAVGYDVLARETTRLDENGLSTQTVSVTDGINMNGSRITNLGSAVNAGDAVNLGQVVELIATNSPIQNSEGDGSLAGGSGSSASGNGAVALGQGQQANGNGAVALGDPNIATGTGAVAIGADNTATGNGAVAIGDTNRALGNGAVAIGVASNANGAGNVAIGDSAEARAANSVALGANSLADRANTVSVGAAGAERRVVNVANAISDTDAVNKAQLDTETQQRLAADAVLVTGIRNETTARVAGDAGLQRRIVNESAVRAAADTAEANARAAADGRLQTQINGLTNSMFSLTGRVGALERTVSQDRKDSRQGIAAAVAMTPAAMPSAPGKVAYTVNVANFRDEQAVAASLAMRLRGPNPLAVTAGIAYGGGANTAVRVGVAGEF; encoded by the coding sequence ATGACCTATACCGGTTCGCTATCGACCACGACCGATAACGCAAGCGCGCCGTTTGTGGCCGGATTTTTCCAGCAACCGCTGGCGCAGTTCTCGAATTACGACATCCATTCGCTGGATGTGCGGTCCATCAGTGTCGATGTGCAAAATGAGACGGTCGAGACAGAACTGGGCGGCGAATACACATTCTCGCTGGCCTCGATCGATCCTTCCGCTGTTGTCGAAAATTCAACCGCCTTGCAGGGCAATTACCATGGCACCGATGAAAGTGGTGCACTTGTCTTCGGCAAGATCGAGGGGTCTGCCACGGTCATCGCTGCCGAGCAGAACTCGGCCGTGATAACGCCTTCATCATTCGCCCCAAATCCCGATGGCAGCCCGAGCAGCGTATTCGTCTCGCCTCTGGCCGTTGGTTATGACGTGTTGGCGCGTGAAACGACGCGCCTCGACGAGAACGGCCTCAGCACGCAAACCGTCTCGGTGACCGACGGGATCAACATGAACGGCAGCCGCATCACCAACCTCGGCAGCGCCGTGAATGCAGGCGACGCGGTCAACCTCGGTCAGGTCGTCGAGCTCATCGCCACCAATAGTCCGATCCAGAACTCTGAAGGCGATGGTTCGCTTGCTGGAGGCAGTGGGTCGTCAGCGAGCGGGAATGGCGCAGTGGCGTTGGGACAGGGCCAGCAGGCGAATGGCAATGGCGCGGTCGCTCTTGGTGATCCCAACATTGCGACCGGAACCGGCGCTGTCGCCATCGGTGCCGACAACACGGCAACTGGCAATGGCGCAGTGGCCATTGGTGACACGAACCGGGCGCTTGGCAACGGTGCTGTCGCAATCGGTGTTGCTAGCAACGCCAATGGCGCGGGCAATGTCGCCATCGGCGACAGCGCTGAAGCCCGCGCTGCCAATTCCGTCGCTCTTGGTGCCAATTCGCTGGCTGACCGGGCAAACACCGTTTCAGTGGGGGCGGCCGGCGCAGAACGGCGCGTGGTCAACGTTGCCAATGCCATCAGTGATACCGACGCGGTGAACAAGGCACAGCTCGATACAGAAACCCAACAGCGCCTTGCGGCTGACGCCGTGCTGGTCACCGGCATCCGGAATGAAACTACCGCCCGCGTGGCTGGCGACGCCGGGTTGCAACGGCGCATCGTCAATGAATCCGCCGTGCGCGCCGCTGCCGATACTGCCGAAGCCAATGCCCGCGCCGCAGCGGACGGGCGTTTGCAAACCCAGATCAATGGCTTGACCAACAGCATGTTTTCGCTGACCGGGCGTGTGGGGGCGCTTGAACGGACAGTGTCGCAAGACCGCAAGGATTCGCGTCAAGGCATTGCGGCAGCGGTCGCCATGACGCCGGCGGCCATGCCGTCAGCGCCGGGCAAGGTCGCTTATACGGTCAACGTCGCCAACTTCCGCGACGAGCAGGCCGTGGCAGCTTCGCTCGCCATGCGCCTGCGCGGACCGAACCCGTTGGCCGTCACTGCCGGCATTGCCTATGGCGGTGGCGCCAATACTGCCGTTCGTGTCGGCGTAGCAGGCGAGTTCTGA
- a CDS encoding DUF2585 domain-containing protein, with translation MNNNRSTLLPDRAGKLAAIGVALGIVIILLGMHRPPICPCGTIRLWQGVVESAENSQQISDWYSFSHMIHGFLFYGAAHLIWRRIGFVTLSPVWALALAVLVEGSWEILENSPIIIDRYRSVTVSYGYSGDSVLNSAADMGFMALGFLFAARLPAGLTIAVALLFEVFTLFMIRDNLTLNVLMLATPIESVRQWQAAG, from the coding sequence ATGAACAACAATCGAAGCACGCTGCTGCCGGACAGGGCGGGCAAACTGGCTGCCATCGGGGTGGCGCTCGGGATCGTGATCATCCTGCTCGGCATGCACCGACCTCCAATCTGCCCCTGCGGCACGATTCGGCTGTGGCAAGGTGTTGTCGAATCGGCAGAAAACAGCCAACAGATTTCGGACTGGTACAGCTTCAGCCACATGATCCATGGATTTCTGTTCTATGGCGCTGCGCATCTGATCTGGCGGCGCATCGGCTTCGTGACGCTATCGCCGGTCTGGGCACTTGCGCTTGCGGTGCTGGTCGAAGGATCCTGGGAGATCCTCGAAAACTCTCCGATCATCATCGACCGCTATCGCTCGGTCACCGTGTCATACGGCTATTCGGGCGACAGCGTACTCAATTCCGCTGCTGACATGGGGTTCATGGCGCTGGGATTCCTTTTTGCCGCGCGCCTGCCGGCAGGCCTGACAATTGCGGTAGCCCTACTGTTTGAAGTGTTCACGCTGTTCATGATCCGTGACAACCTGACGCTCAACGTCCTGATGCTGGCCACGCCGATAGAATCCGTGCGCCAATGGCAAGCTGCGGGATAG
- the crtY gene encoding lycopene beta-cyclase CrtY → MHRQLHVPKRLDMTARRCDIAILGGGLAGGLVALALRRARPELSLLLVEQGENLGGNHIWSFFGSDVGKAGRELLGGMVVAAWPEYTVAFPSFRRKLKTSYYSIASERFNAVVRSALGEEEIVAGVRALACSATNATLSDGTRIEAGAVIDARGIRNSGHLTGGWQKFLGQRLKLTAPHGLDAPVVKDATVEQHDGYRFVYCLPFAVDEVFVEDTYYSDNPALDTPALAARIADYAKARGWQVSEILGQEHGVLPVVAGGDFDGFWRSTGGAVARAGARAGLFQAVTSYSLPDAVRYALALAREDDLSGPALARFSEAWSRQHWNRSGFMRALAAMLFGAAHPADRYRVLERFYRLDRGLIERFYAGRLTSLDKARILVGKPPVPIGKAIGVLSGLGNKPKPLSFSGNRA, encoded by the coding sequence TTGCACCGGCAACTGCATGTCCCTAAGCGCTTGGATATGACGGCAAGGCGATGCGACATTGCTATCTTGGGCGGAGGCCTCGCTGGCGGACTCGTCGCGCTTGCCTTGCGACGAGCGCGGCCCGAACTTTCTCTACTGCTGGTCGAGCAGGGCGAGAATCTCGGCGGAAATCACATCTGGTCGTTTTTCGGCTCCGACGTGGGCAAAGCCGGGCGCGAACTGCTGGGCGGAATGGTCGTTGCGGCGTGGCCTGAATACACCGTCGCGTTCCCTTCTTTCCGGCGCAAACTCAAAACCAGCTATTACTCGATCGCATCAGAACGATTCAATGCGGTGGTGCGTTCGGCCCTCGGCGAAGAAGAGATCGTCGCCGGGGTTCGCGCGCTTGCCTGCAGCGCCACGAATGCGACATTGTCGGACGGCACGCGGATCGAGGCAGGAGCCGTTATTGATGCGCGCGGCATTCGAAATTCAGGCCACTTGACAGGTGGTTGGCAGAAGTTCCTGGGGCAGCGCCTGAAGTTGACCGCGCCCCATGGTCTCGATGCTCCCGTCGTAAAGGACGCGACCGTCGAGCAACATGACGGCTATCGCTTCGTCTATTGCCTGCCTTTCGCGGTCGATGAAGTATTTGTCGAGGACACCTATTATTCCGACAACCCCGCTCTCGACACACCTGCCCTTGCCGCCCGCATAGCCGACTATGCCAAAGCCCGCGGATGGCAGGTCAGCGAAATTCTGGGACAGGAACATGGGGTCTTGCCAGTAGTTGCGGGCGGTGATTTTGACGGGTTCTGGCGCTCCACCGGTGGCGCCGTGGCACGCGCCGGGGCACGCGCCGGACTGTTCCAGGCGGTGACAAGCTATTCATTGCCTGATGCCGTGCGCTATGCTCTTGCACTCGCCCGTGAGGATGACCTGTCAGGCCCGGCCCTAGCCCGCTTCAGCGAAGCATGGTCGCGGCAGCACTGGAATCGGTCGGGCTTCATGCGCGCGCTGGCCGCCATGTTGTTTGGGGCTGCTCATCCCGCGGATCGCTACCGTGTGCTGGAGCGCTTCTACCGGCTCGATCGTGGCCTGATCGAACGTTTCTACGCTGGCCGCCTCACCAGCTTGGATAAAGCCCGCATCCTTGTCGGCAAGCCACCGGTTCCGATTGGCAAAGCCATCGGCGTACTGTCCGGTCTCGGCAACAAACCAAAACCCCTCTCGTTTTCAGGAAATCGCGCATGA
- a CDS encoding phytoene desaturase produces MKRACVIGAGFGGLALAIRLQSGGVQTTLVEARDKPGGRAYVWEKDGFTFDAGPTVITDPSCLQELWSLKGHRMADDVDLMPVMPFYRLNWGDGTNFDYSNDDASLKAEIAKLNPADVAGYDDFLEYSAGVLEEGYVKLGAVPFLDFASMIKAAPALARYQAWRSVYSMVSSFVKHEKLREAFSFHSLLVGGNPMTTSAIYALIHKLEKNGGVWWARGGTNKLIEGMVTHFRRLGGEVRMGDPVTHISTLGTRVTGVETKSGWSGQFDAVASNADLMHSYRDLMSDNSHAKRRTKALSKKRFSPSLFVVHFGLEGTWPGIPHHMILFGPRYKGLLDDIYTHGVLPEDFSIYLHHPTVTDPSVAPEGMSTFYALVPVANMGKLPVDWDEVGPILEKRILDEVGRRLIPDIHSRIVTKFSYAPSDFKTDLSAHLGSAFSLEPLLTQSAWFRAHNRDDTISNFYLVGAGTHPGAGIPGVVGSAKATAGLMLEDLA; encoded by the coding sequence ATGAAGCGTGCTTGTGTCATTGGCGCCGGATTTGGCGGGCTCGCTCTGGCGATCAGGCTGCAATCGGGCGGGGTGCAGACCACGCTCGTAGAAGCGCGCGACAAGCCGGGTGGACGCGCCTACGTTTGGGAAAAGGACGGCTTCACGTTCGACGCCGGGCCAACGGTCATCACCGATCCTTCGTGCCTGCAGGAATTGTGGTCGCTCAAGGGTCACCGCATGGCCGACGATGTCGACCTGATGCCGGTCATGCCGTTCTACCGCCTCAACTGGGGTGACGGCACCAATTTCGATTATTCAAACGACGATGCCAGCCTCAAGGCAGAAATCGCGAAGCTGAACCCGGCCGACGTTGCGGGCTATGACGATTTTCTCGAATACTCCGCCGGCGTGCTGGAAGAGGGCTATGTCAAGCTTGGCGCAGTGCCGTTCCTCGACTTTGCCAGCATGATCAAGGCGGCCCCTGCCCTTGCGCGCTATCAGGCTTGGCGCTCGGTCTATTCGATGGTTTCGAGCTTCGTGAAGCACGAGAAGCTGCGCGAAGCCTTCAGTTTCCATTCGCTGCTGGTCGGCGGTAACCCGATGACCACGAGCGCGATCTATGCCCTGATCCACAAGCTGGAGAAGAATGGCGGCGTGTGGTGGGCGCGCGGCGGCACCAACAAGCTGATTGAAGGTATGGTCACCCATTTCCGGAGGCTCGGCGGCGAAGTCCGGATGGGCGATCCGGTTACCCACATTTCAACGCTGGGCACGCGCGTGACCGGGGTGGAAACGAAGAGCGGCTGGTCCGGGCAGTTTGACGCAGTCGCGTCCAACGCTGACCTGATGCATTCCTACCGCGACCTGATGTCTGATAATTCACATGCAAAACGCCGCACAAAAGCTTTGTCGAAAAAGCGTTTTTCACCAAGCCTGTTTGTCGTTCACTTTGGCCTTGAAGGCACGTGGCCGGGCATTCCGCATCACATGATTCTGTTCGGTCCGCGCTACAAGGGGCTGCTCGACGACATCTACACCCACGGCGTTCTGCCCGAGGATTTCTCGATCTACCTGCACCATCCCACGGTCACGGACCCGTCCGTTGCGCCCGAGGGGATGAGCACGTTCTATGCGCTGGTGCCGGTGGCAAACATGGGCAAGCTGCCGGTCGATTGGGACGAGGTGGGCCCGATTCTCGAAAAGCGCATCCTCGATGAAGTGGGCCGCAGGCTGATCCCGGACATCCATTCGCGTATCGTAACGAAGTTCAGCTACGCGCCGAGCGACTTCAAGACCGACCTGTCCGCCCACCTTGGCAGCGCGTTCAGCCTCGAGCCCCTGCTGACGCAGAGCGCTTGGTTCCGGGCGCACAACCGTGACGATACGATCTCGAACTTCTACCTTGTCGGCGCGGGCACCCACCCCGGCGCCGGCATTCCGGGCGTGGTTGGCTCAGCCAAGGCGACGGCCGGGCTGATGCTGGAGGACCTTGCGTGA
- a CDS encoding TIGR00730 family Rossman fold protein: protein MKRIAVYCGSASPTDGRYVALAREVGQELALRGIGVVYGGGRLGLMGAVAYGALDAGGEVIGVIPEALVGSEVANNDCTQLHVVPGMHERKKRFTDLSDGFLTIPGGVGTMDELWEAVSWAQLGYHAKPVGLLNAFGFFDHLIAFNRHMIEVGFIREAHAGIILAEPSLDLLLARMATHEPHVPIFAMKADDL from the coding sequence GTGAAGCGCATCGCCGTCTATTGCGGCTCTGCCTCGCCGACCGATGGCCGTTACGTTGCGCTCGCGCGCGAGGTGGGACAGGAACTGGCCCTGCGCGGGATCGGTGTCGTCTACGGCGGAGGCCGCCTCGGCCTGATGGGGGCGGTGGCTTATGGCGCGCTGGATGCAGGGGGCGAGGTGATCGGTGTCATCCCCGAAGCCCTCGTAGGCAGCGAGGTTGCCAACAACGACTGCACGCAACTACATGTTGTGCCGGGCATGCACGAACGCAAGAAGCGCTTCACTGACCTTTCCGACGGATTCCTTACGATTCCCGGCGGGGTCGGCACCATGGATGAACTGTGGGAAGCGGTCAGCTGGGCACAATTGGGCTACCACGCCAAGCCGGTGGGCCTGCTCAACGCCTTCGGTTTCTTCGATCACCTGATCGCGTTCAACCGCCACATGATCGAGGTCGGCTTTATCCGTGAGGCCCACGCCGGCATTATCCTCGCAGAGCCGAGCCTTGATCTCCTGCTCGCGAGAATGGCCACGCATGAACCACATGTGCCGATCTTCGCGATGAAAGCAGATGATCTGTGA
- a CDS encoding phytoene/squalene synthase family protein, with the protein MVDRPGLVSNARKAILKGSKSFAAASYLFDSKTRERVWLLYAWCRRCDDIVDAQDHGGALGDQSGAAERLQMVRELTTLTFAGRDTGDPAFDALGLVARETGLTLEMAGAVIDGFALDAAGWQPHSEADLMRYCWHVAGAVGVMMAVVMGVSPQDKDTLDRACDLGLAFQLANIARDIDEDDAADRCYIPLDWMAEEDIPPGEQMKPHFRPALTRIVKRMCHASRVHEASARIGAARLKGRQRWAILAAAAIYGEIAREVERRGHHAWDHRTVVSNARKVGFIGKAAIAALRPVPRASIYLASERRFSRSDLIALARHNPFKQT; encoded by the coding sequence ATGGTTGATCGTCCTGGCCTCGTTAGTAACGCTCGCAAGGCAATTCTCAAGGGCTCCAAAAGCTTCGCTGCTGCCAGCTACCTGTTCGACAGCAAGACGCGTGAGCGGGTGTGGCTGCTATATGCATGGTGCCGCCGCTGCGACGACATCGTCGATGCGCAAGACCACGGCGGAGCGCTAGGTGACCAGAGTGGTGCGGCTGAACGGTTGCAAATGGTCCGAGAGCTGACGACACTGACCTTTGCCGGGCGAGATACCGGAGATCCGGCGTTCGACGCGCTCGGGCTGGTAGCGCGCGAGACCGGACTTACGCTTGAAATGGCGGGTGCCGTCATCGACGGGTTTGCGCTCGATGCAGCGGGGTGGCAGCCGCACTCCGAAGCAGATCTGATGCGGTACTGCTGGCATGTCGCAGGTGCAGTTGGCGTAATGATGGCCGTGGTCATGGGTGTTTCGCCACAGGACAAGGATACGCTGGACCGGGCATGCGATCTCGGCCTTGCCTTCCAATTGGCCAACATCGCGCGCGATATCGACGAGGATGACGCTGCCGACCGCTGCTACATCCCGCTGGACTGGATGGCCGAGGAAGACATTCCGCCTGGCGAGCAAATGAAGCCCCATTTCCGCCCGGCCCTGACGCGGATAGTCAAGCGGATGTGCCATGCCTCACGTGTCCACGAAGCCTCGGCGCGGATCGGCGCGGCCCGGCTGAAAGGACGCCAGCGCTGGGCCATCCTTGCAGCAGCGGCCATTTATGGGGAAATCGCGCGTGAGGTAGAGCGGCGCGGTCATCACGCTTGGGACCACCGAACTGTCGTTAGTAACGCCAGAAAGGTTGGTTTCATCGGCAAGGCAGCAATCGCTGCTTTGCGCCCGGTGCCTCGTGCCAGCATCTATCTTGCCAGCGAACGCCGGTTCAGCAGATCAGACCTGATTGCGCTGGCGCGGCACAATCCATTCAAGCAAACATGA
- a CDS encoding cytochrome b/b6 domain-containing protein produces MDANTPSVTLQSDGTAQADKVVYRTKLPVRIWHWINALTIFVMLMSGATIFNAHPRLYWGAYGANYDDPWLVIGRRGQEGYLYLAGLEIPTTGFLGWTEHSIRAFPPLVTIPSYYSLAEGRQWHFFFAWVLVVSLIAFVIYSIFSKHLSRDLALKREERGLSHLWVDIKSHARLRFPTGEAARSYNALQKIAYLSVIFVLIPLVVLTGMTMSPTLNAAFPFLLDVFGGRQSARSIHFLCAAGLCAFIFIHLLMVVLAGPINELRSMITGWYRLPAPREETQP; encoded by the coding sequence ATGGATGCAAACACGCCTTCCGTGACGTTACAGAGTGACGGGACTGCTCAGGCAGACAAGGTCGTTTACCGAACGAAACTGCCCGTGCGGATCTGGCACTGGATCAATGCTCTCACGATCTTCGTGATGCTGATGAGCGGTGCGACGATCTTCAACGCCCATCCACGCCTCTACTGGGGTGCCTATGGTGCGAACTATGATGACCCTTGGCTGGTGATCGGGCGGCGGGGACAAGAGGGATACCTCTATCTCGCCGGACTTGAAATTCCCACCACCGGCTTCCTCGGCTGGACCGAGCACTCCATCCGCGCCTTTCCCCCTCTGGTAACAATACCCAGTTACTACAGCTTGGCGGAAGGGCGTCAGTGGCACTTCTTTTTCGCTTGGGTGCTGGTTGTATCGCTCATCGCTTTTGTAATATATTCTATTTTCTCCAAGCACTTGTCGCGTGACCTTGCTCTTAAACGTGAAGAACGCGGACTTTCGCACTTGTGGGTGGACATCAAGAGCCACGCCCGCCTGCGCTTCCCGACTGGTGAGGCTGCGCGGTCCTACAATGCTTTGCAGAAAATCGCCTATCTCAGCGTAATCTTCGTGCTGATCCCGCTGGTGGTGCTGACCGGCATGACCATGTCACCGACACTAAACGCGGCCTTCCCCTTCCTGCTTGACGTGTTCGGTGGCCGGCAGTCAGCAAGGTCTATTCATTTTCTATGTGCTGCAGGTCTTTGCGCATTCATCTTCATTCATCTTCTGATGGTGGTTCTCGCTGGCCCCATCAATGAACTGCGCTCCATGATTACCGGATGGTATCGCCTGCCCGCGCCCCGCGAGGAGACACAGCCATGA
- a CDS encoding molybdopterin-binding protein translates to MTLLSRRSALVGATGLILSSCDRITTSPTVRKVLTLGEKATLSGQRLVTDRNALAPEFTRADLSPRFRVNGNRMPASPDYAALMNGGFADWKLEIAGLVSRPMGLTMAQLKAGPQRTQITRHDCVEGWSAIGEWTGTPLGPILRYAGISSKAQYVVFHCADDFSGTPYYESIDIAEAMHPQTILAHTMNRQPLSVEHGAPVRLRVERQLGYKQAKYVMKIEAVATLAGIHGGKGGYWEDHSGYQWYAGI, encoded by the coding sequence ATGACTTTGCTATCTCGTCGCTCAGCTCTGGTTGGAGCTACTGGTCTGATCCTGTCGAGCTGTGACAGGATCACAACGTCGCCGACAGTGCGGAAGGTGCTGACCCTCGGCGAGAAGGCTACGCTCAGTGGCCAGCGCCTTGTCACCGATCGCAATGCCCTGGCGCCGGAATTCACCCGCGCGGACCTGTCGCCCCGGTTCAGGGTCAACGGCAATCGGATGCCCGCTTCGCCGGACTATGCGGCGTTGATGAATGGCGGATTTGCGGACTGGAAGCTGGAGATTGCTGGACTGGTATCCCGGCCAATGGGGCTGACAATGGCGCAATTGAAAGCTGGTCCGCAGCGGACGCAGATTACCCGGCATGACTGCGTGGAGGGCTGGAGCGCTATCGGCGAATGGACAGGGACGCCGCTAGGCCCAATCTTGCGCTACGCCGGAATTTCTTCGAAAGCACAGTACGTTGTGTTCCATTGCGCAGATGATTTCTCGGGAACGCCATACTACGAGAGCATCGACATTGCAGAGGCCATGCATCCGCAGACCATCCTAGCCCACACAATGAACCGCCAGCCCCTCAGCGTCGAGCACGGAGCTCCAGTCCGGCTGCGGGTGGAGCGGCAACTCGGGTACAAGCAGGCCAAGTACGTGATGAAGATCGAAGCGGTCGCCACTCTTGCCGGCATCCACGGCGGCAAGGGTGGCTACTGGGAGGACCATTCCGGCTATCAGTGGTACGCCGGAATCTGA